The DNA window GCGGTTCTGTATCCTTAATTGCGATTAAATATCAAAAAACATAAGCCAACTCCACTCTGTTTGTAAAAGGATAATCATTAATATCTCAACATGGTTTTCACGAGAGAGCCTCTTGACCTTCATCCGCCGACAGGCAATATTCAAACCGTGATCACCTGCACCAAATGCGGAGAGAAAAACTCCGACGACACCCGTTTCTGCGCCAAATGCAACAACAAACTCCAGTCAATACGGCAAACCGTGTCTTTCGAGAATCCGTCCGGCGCTCCTCTGGAATCCTTCCGACACCAAAACATGCCGCCTGATTCCTGGCGTTCACTGAAGCGCATGATCGAAGCCTGGGGCTACCTGGCACTGCTGGCAGCCGTGGCTGCGGGCTGCGCCTTCTATGATACTTGGTGGCCCCTGTATCCGACGGTGGCCCTGCTCGGCCTGGTCCTCTGGCTGCGCCGGGTCTGAGCCATGAAAAAGGCCCCCGCTCACATGCGGAGGCCTCAACCTTCTCTTTTATCTTCCTTCGCTACTGCTGTCCGCCCTGGTCGGGAGTCCCTTCAGGCGCGGGTTCCTCGCCCTCGGGAGGCAGGGCCTCCAAGGCCTTTCGCAGATCCTCTTCCAACAGGTCAGGAATGGGGCGATCCCAGAATTTTTCATCCAACTTCTCTTCCACGGTTTTTTCCGAACAACAAACTATGGGGGATGTTCTGGTGCATTCCGAAGAGGAGTACTCCACCACGCCGCATTTGGCCGTAGAGTCGAAATGATACTCGATAGTCCGGGTCAACTTCAGGAATTCCTTGCCTTGGACACGAATCTTGTCACCGGAAACGCCCACCACGAAACGCGCTTCCTGTTTGGCGTAAAATACAGAGAAGAGATAGATGTTCGGGCGAACCTTTGTAACGTAATTGACCTCCAGCGGGTCCTTGCACAGTATCCTTGCCAGGATCTGCTTACCCAGGCAGATGTCCATGTCCTCGAACTCGGAAGCCTGGCTCGGAAGCGGTGTCAGCCCCACTAAAAAAGCCATGCAGATGGCGAAAAAAAAGCGTCGCATTGTCAATCC is part of the Pseudodesulfovibrio sp. S3 genome and encodes:
- a CDS encoding zinc ribbon domain-containing protein; translated protein: MITCTKCGEKNSDDTRFCAKCNNKLQSIRQTVSFENPSGAPLESFRHQNMPPDSWRSLKRMIEAWGYLALLAAVAAGCAFYDTWWPLYPTVALLGLVLWLRRV